The Amaranthus tricolor cultivar Red isolate AtriRed21 chromosome 2, ASM2621246v1, whole genome shotgun sequence genome contains the following window.
ttcaaaaaaataaaagttgggTTTTCATTAAAAACTGAAATTGTGAGTTTCAAAAAGTTACCTTATTATTTGTTCATTAATTATGTCAGTCATCTTTGTCTTTCATTAACCTCTTCCCCTTTATTCTTCCTATACTCTCCATCCTCAAGCTTTCTCTTCTCATGTTTTCTCAAAATTCAAACCGACCATTACGTGTTGAATTAACaagtttgattaattttttcatctttttataTTCTCTGTTCTTCTTCGTTCACAGGTTAATAACTTTGATCCAtttatttgttgattaatttttttctttttttatggtatttttgacatatttatcattgttcttgtaattatttttttttcgtttagaGACTGACCTATTTTCTCtttgatgtaagttggcattaagttgatgtaagttggcatttaaTCTGATGTAAATTTGggattatgtttattataagtTAACATTATATATGTTATAGGTTGAGATTATAACTgtataagttggcattagtctgatgtaagttgacattaattcttatatgagtgagttttaagtttaatataagCGGATTTTAGGTCTAATATATATTGACATTGAGTCTGATGTTAGTTGACATTAAGTTGATGTAAATTGGCATTTGGTCTAATGTAAGTTTGCTTTATATCtattttaagttggtattgggtTTGATATAAGTTGGTATTCAATCTGATGTAAATTGGGATGAAGTTTGATATAAGCGGTTATTAGGTCTGATGTAAGCTGGCATTAGGTTAGATATAAGTTGGCAATAAGTCTGATGTAATCTAGCATTAAGAATACTGTCATTTAAtacaattaaattgaaattgtaGAATAACCATATCAATGGCAGATGATGTAAGTATACTGTAAGTAGGAATTAAGCCAACTTACAGCacacttaatgcctacttacatcagacACAATGTCAAATTATGGtacacttaatacctacttatatcatcttaatgtatatttatattatatttacgttTCATACTTAATACCTAATTATATCATATCTAATACCTACTTACAGCACACttattgcctacttacatcaaacTGAATGTTAACTTACATCAaatttaatgccaacttacagcacatttaatatctacttacatcaaacttaatgccaatttacattatacctaatgccaatttacatcagacttatgcctacttacatcaaacttaatgccaacttacatcatacttaatgccaacttacagaGAACGATGTATTTTTAGTTGGCAAAGAATGTTTAAGTTGGTTTTGAGTCTGACGTAAGTTGCCATAAAGTTCGAATTAAGTTGGCATTTAGTCATCAGCTTAGTATGAAGCCtgatgtaagtagatattaactCTGATGTAATTTGGCATTAAGTCTAACTTAAGTTTGCACTAACCATAATATAAGTTGAGATTAATTAtgctttaagttggtattaattattaaatttaatgtgttatcAGATATTCATAAAAAAGTCTTTAAAAAGTCGATatgaataatatattatataaattgacATATAATATGATGTAAGTTGggattatatataacataagctagcattaaaaatgatgtaagttgGCCTTAAAAATCAGTTATCAAATAGTTATAAAGAAGTTTTTCTTATAGACGTGCTTGAGGGtaaattcaaaatgaaattatatttgaatctgaatatttagttttcattgataatatgaaagtttttttttttttttattaagattaGTGCATAATAATTACCTAAGTAGTTTCCAagaaaaagtgattaaagatgTTCATTAGAATGTAGAAGGTGTTTTTTGAAACCCACAAACTgttgttgtgattttaatttatttttttttagattagGCTTGCAACATATATGGGCTGGGCTTAAGGaccatctctcaaagagacggtctctcaaaagactagctATACATTATTTATGTTTGAATCACTAGAAAAGAAGGTGCAACATAACAAGGGGATATTCAACTTTTTGTTCAACTTTATTTTTTCAATCTATCCATACTACTTTGCTTTATAATCTATTcaagtttaaaatttgctttaaaatacgtgtaaaaattaaaatagaaaaataaaatagaacagAAGGAGAATGTGATTGAAATTGTGCTTGTTTAGTGAGTTTAGGACTAATTGTTTAAAGACAATTTTTCTTTGTCACAAACATACATAAAGTTGTTTACATAATGAATAGGAGTTAAGCATCACATTATGTACAAGTTAAAAGTAAATTTGAGTTAAGCATCTAAAAAACTATGAGTTGCATATTTTAGCAATAACTTTACGCTCATTTTAATctcaaaaaaattacataaaaaccaatgctttgaaaaattataaattatttctatattttttagaTTATCCATTCTTAACACAAGATTcaagttagtttttatttatttatttatttattaatttttaatagcaTGAGGCTCCTTTGAATTTCCTAATCCAAAAAAGTGAATTATGATAATACTCGCATTACTTCCTGAACAGAAGTTGACAAGAATAGATTGTGCGACAAATAGCCTAAAAAAGGAGTCCATGGAGATTAAAAGGTATGTATGTATCAAATACCCTACACACATTGGCTTCAGCAGTTTTATATTAGCTTTATTTAGGGTTGTTTCCTTTAATTTTGTTTGCCTTTGATTTAGTAAAGACGTACAAGTTTAGTTTGTAAATTGcttttaataatcataataaatatttattattttttttttatcaaaaatgtCTATCTTACCCTttctaaaatgaaataaaataaattctccATCTATCTCTTTAGATTTGCATCATGTGACTTAAAAGTCGTTCACCACATAATTAAGTCAtagataattatatatataaacacttaGTTTTGAATTAAGGTTTGTATGTGCAGCCCAAATACCCGGTAGTTGTCTAAGTAATTGTTAGTTGTGGGCCTGTAGATATAGGCATGTAACTCTACAGTTGTAGTTGTTAGTTATTAACCGTTAGATTATttgtgaaaataattattcttgaAAATAACAGTTATTATgatgattgaaatatatattattgaggaAAACTTAATCAAACactacttttttattttcaaacaatacaaatagtaaaatttcaaatatatttatattatccaTCATAATCACTACTTAAATATTACCTTACCAAGTAGTGATACTTTTTCGAAAAGTATTATTTTAACCCTCGTTAAACAACTAACAACAACTTAAATAGCTATATCGTAAACTTAACAGACTAATtaataaaacattttaaattttataaccaTAGAGTCCCAATCAAAAAAGATTACTGCATGTGAAAAACTGATCTGAAAACAGTTTGGGAGGGACAAATAAGATGAAGATACATTATACCGAAAAAAGACATGGAATTATATACTTCTGCAGTAGAAGTATATATATGAAGTGAAGACTCTCCCCGTATTACAACTTAATATGGACCACTCTAAAATTTTGTAACATTCTAAATAAAGAAAGTCCAATGTTTTACCTCATTATTCACCACTAACCCTTCTGaaatattataatcattatacCATGCATCTTTTATTACTCTTTGATAATGACTACCTATTATATGTTTCACCTACTCTTCAACCCCTCCTAAACAAttctcattttttcttttttttttttttttgctttatttaatttacttttatttgtatcatattcaattttattactctttgatatataatttttcaattaattttttattcaagCCGGCTCACTGTGTGACGACTTCAATTGATTCAGcgcaaactatttaaaaaaagtttttctatataagtatgaattcaaatgttattattttttaatatttttttaactaatataCCACTTGTACAAGTTGGGATGAGATCAGAAGAAAAGAATTAGGTGATAATCAAATTCATAATctttcataaaatataatattcgcCCTCCAATTAAGACaaacatgattttcaattatatatttgaaacaacttaaataatataataagctATAATAGTAtgcttaagaaaataaaaatactcaAATGTAACTCGTGCGCTTGTCATAATTGACTAAACTATATGTATTTTTGGTTACCATTAGTTTCTTGTGAAGTATTTTGTTTTTAGGCAAAATTATATTACCCTTCACAAGCtaacaattatatttttctaCATTTAATTCAAGGTCAAAAGCGGATGCGAttgttaatgaaaataataattttttaaacaataaattaataataagataaattaataaaaaaaaaacattatatatatatatatatatatatatatatatatatatatatatatatatatatatatatatatatatatatatatatatatatatatattttaaaaatatatatattattgcatgataactaaattaaaattttcaaatttaattttaaattagatatAATCAATgcttatataatataattttaaaattcaaaaatttattgcTTAAAATTGATTTATGTGCTGCTTAACAAAAGTTGTATCAACGTTCGTGAGCAACATACAAATAACACAATGACGCTAAAAAAAATTGCCTTTATttattccttttgttttttcctttattatGCTCCGATTAGTCATATATGTTGCAATCAGTCTCATCAATTTCATAGTAATTATATGAAGCTTAATAGCTCTTGtaaataaattagcttaaaacCTGCATGGATTAGTCTCATGGGTGTAATTCCATGCGAGTATACGGAGGGCtaacaattttttatattacaCGTAAGCCTAACGCATGGGAGGAAAATACTGAATTGATAATTATAACTAAAATTATGAGAAAAGAGATAAATTATGTGAGAATCAAACTTAATACATATCCTTATAAGAAAGTAAAACTTGCTCCAATGAAATaagacttaattttttttttttagctctTAAGGAATCaattctacttatttatttaaaacgAAAAGAAAACGTAACTAATATACAATCTTGATTGATTggatgaatttattttaaattttacagAACGCacttttatcataaaaaaacaCGTCAATCCCGACTAAAAGCtccaaataattcaaaatagttGGATTTTTCCGACTGACATGTGTTTGTCGGAATTTCTGACTAAATTGCTACTGAATTCATGTTTGGTCggaattttaaattgaaaaaaagagggaaatttacgttttattaatttttgtatttttatatgttaatttAGGAATCAATTCAAGTTATTAGCTACTCTGTGAGAAACCGTTTCTCGGTGAGACAACCTCAAAATAAGGAGtccatttattaattattatattaattgggTTCTTCGGTCCATATATGGAAAGCATCTTATGACGAGAGACTAtctcacacaagaatttgtcatgtttatatttatatttatatttatatgtatatcttTATCTTGTTCCTAGCTTGTGTTGGATTCTACggattatacttcctccgttccagtTTAGTTGTAACATTTGCTTGTTCAAGCAGTTCAATTCACTAATTCAATCTTCAATATCTCTAATTAcgagtaataaaaaattataaaaatttgatattaataatctttgtaatgagacgaatcaaacaagatctcacttgattaaattttaacctatagattaaatactaatcacaaattaagactAATGAATGAATAGTGCTATTTTAGCCAATGTTGCGACTAAtttggaatggaggaagtatatctTTATTTGGATTCTACCCCTAGACTCTGCTAGTCAGCGGGATTTATTAAGTATGAGAGTCGGGTATTGTATGGTactatatataatcaaatttttatcaagttaattattgatattttttattatggtGTTGGCCGAAGAAAAGGGATGGACTATGAGAATTGAACCCTAGAACATGTCTAAAAAATGATATTTACACTCCAACTGAGATGAAATCTAATTTCCAAAtcacataaaattcaaattaagcaaaaaaaaaaagaggcaTAATTATTAGTTAgccaaaaatatattcataaacCAATGCCTTAATTATTATTCTACTAAAAAATCTCTTAATATAGGTTACAAcctaattatccaaaaataaaaattaataaatgaaagTTTTGAAAACATTCTACCAAGTACTCCTTAAGTGATCCAAcactatttattttgatcaaacacttataaaaagagaaacaaattaaaaatgataattatGCTTTGTTGTCATGTTGGTCATTAATCACTACTATGCACTAAAAGTATATATAGTTAAGttacataatttatatttaaataaaatacaaattacgcgttaattatattataaataggaTTATGATTGGGATGAACATTCTAATCTGATTATGATTCCACTAATTAAGTCTTCCAAGCAAATTAGTCATTTGAGGGTGGGTTGGATGTTGTTGATTCTCAATTCTCAATTCTCAATTCTCAATTCTCATCATAATGTGAAAACAAACCCCCAAAGGTATATTAAGAGGTTAGGTATTTAACTTAGGTTTATTAAACTCAACtcacctttttccttttttagaaAGTTTACATTTCAGAAACTATAAAGTTGGTTTACTTTAAATAGACCATATAAcccatctattttttttttttttattcatcctTGAGATTAGAGAGTCACGAAGACGGAATTTGATCTCatgttatcattatattcaGAGGTGTATATTCGGATGTTTACATAGATTTCGGATAGAGTATTTTGGATTAGGTTAATAAGTTCAACTGTACGTGTATGTACAATAATTAatctgatttgatttttatatgtaTGTTATTTCAAGTCGGGTCATATTCTGTTTCGATTAATATATATCAAGTCAATTTTTTATAGCAATCGTATCACTCTTCTATGATCAATATACCAACATTTTATTACCCTAATATCGTTAGACGCAGGTTTGGCGTATGGGGCCAGATTTGCGCAACATTAACCCAATGCCAATTCTCATATAATAACAAACATCATCTATAACTTCATATTGATAAGAAGTTCAACTGTTTCAATGAGAAGTTTTAATATATAATGTCGTATAATCTGTAATCAAAGAACTATGGATATTTGTCCCTATATAGCTATCAAGCAACGGATACAAATATCACTTCCACGCAcgttatatataaatttaaaataaaaaataatccatGTATTTCACTATATATGTCCTATTTAGTTTTGAACACTATCTAttgcactaatttaattcttaatatatttttaaatgtgtataaataaaaaatactataaaaaattaatattaataaaatttagattGAGAGTTAAAAGACGAATCACATATAGAAAAAATGGGGAGATCAccactaaatttttttaaaaaaaattcttttttgcTACCCCAACAAATACCATCTTCTCAAAACATACACAACCACAAAGCTCAACATTTAttcttataaataatttttccttttgtgaTCATTTCCTTAAGGAGTTGAATAGTTCATGAAGTGTAAGAGAGATGAAAAAAACCCCAAATTAGGTTGATGTGTATAAATTGAGAAAACAAATAGAGAAAGAAGAAAAGTGTTTAAGGTAAACTTAATTCTTACActttttttgcttgttttttttcttgatcACCCTCTTCAAATTATAATCactttcaaaaatataattccATAATGTAATTATAATTTTCCTGTTTTTAATGCCCTTAATTCATCACCATTGAAGATCATTTGTTTCTTTCTTTATAatcttaattataataatatttttatactataaattagtattaaatgTGGTGCTTTTACATTAGTTTGCTTGGAAATTTTAtgggaggaaatgatgtttatttttgacaaatttaCTTATGTTGGGTTTTATTTGCGCCTTTAACCTTGGAATTTTATGAGTTCTTTTTCTAGTTAAAATTATTCAAAGCTTCCTAAACCTTCCCTTATCttgttatttttttctctttatttcttACACATATACTTGACATCATTTCTACTTCTTCAAGATCTCCATTTTTGTAgaccttcaaaaaaaaaacattttttttctttctatttccCCTTCATAATATATTCACCATAATTAACCTAGTCACATTTCAAAATATGAACCAAAAATCAATTCTCGATGGGTACGTCCCCAATTCATGTGAATAATAATCACTTAAGCTGATCTATTAGTTCATATAGCTAACCCTAGATCTCAGTCTTTCGGAATTAAGACTTTACCATTGTAAAGTgttaacccttttttttttattattcttttgtaGGAAGAAGAGGAAATTCACATAATCATGGGAAGAGGAAAGATAGAAATGAAGAGAATAGAGAACAGGACTAATAGACAAGTGACATTTTCAAAGCGTAGACAAGGACTCATGAAGAAAACAAATGAACTTGCCATTCTTTGTGATGCTCAAATTGCTCTCATTGTTTTTTCTGGAACTGGCAAGCTCCATACTTACCCACACAAtgctaggtttttttttttctttctttctctcacactatttaatttatcttgtcattaatttttggaaaattgtcaaaaacttTTGCTCGATTCGCTAAAAATACactcaattattatttatttttaaattaataaacttaCATATTTAGTCTTATTGCTGAAAATAAATCTAACTATTGTTTAATTTTGGGAAGTAAGACCGAATAATCTTTTACAgccaaaggaaaagaaaaataaactatTTCTATAATTAATGAAAATCAAACTTTTGTTATAATTGTGAAAAATAACTTTagattcatttgaaaattttggaaatttcttttgaaatttttttagtatttaaccctactaaatttttattaatgaattttgACCCACTAATCATATTTTTTAGACTCATCATTTCTATTAGACCAATATATAATTCTCAATATATTTTGTGAATACTAATTGTTGAGAATTATGATAAATATAATTTgggtttttaaaattaagtgtGATTGGAGATCTAATGAGTTTAATTGGTTctaaattgtttaaattttgcATGTTGATGAACCATAAATTGTGATGGAACAAGTTGCATACTTAATTGTGCATCTGAGTGAGTAGCTAGGGCTTTCATCTCAATCAATTTTCTGATGATATTCATGTGATTTAAAAATGATTACTTTTCTcagtttttcttttaatttaactGCAGATTTCTGGCACTCTAAATCTTTGACCAATATCcttattttttcataatataattaaagttaaatCTTTTATTTGATATCAGATTATAAGCTAGATGCGACTATGTGATGATTTTTTAATGATCGTAATTAATCTTTTCTAAATATATTCTTTTACTCTaattatttgatgattaaaaGTTTTCACATTAAAAATGAAAACGTAGTAAATTTAATTAGACTGATaagtgaataaaataaataaataaataaggaaCTAATAGCATATGCTAGGTTGATATTGACTTCAGATCTAACAAGGTAAAATgagctaataataatattattttattttgctatataattaacattttaaataTTCTTTTTCCTCCATAAATCTGGTTGATTTTACTATTTTGAATTTGTATTGcaaaatgcacataaattttcAATCTCAAGCAGAAATTCTCTAATCAGTCTCTAATAAATAGATGTTAGaacttttttttgaatttacttcaCCCTAAAATTAATTCCAACCCttgattttcttatttttattgtaaaatttaagttcaaataattttcttaaaatttaactATTTATGTAACCAATGAAAATTTAGCTAGAAGTGAAGTTAAAAACTAAACCAAATATTAGGTCCCATTGGTACCTATTGAGTTtagatttttgagttttttactTGAAAAAAAGCTTAATTGCATTTATCAAACTTTGATTTTAAGTTTATTGTACCTTAATGTAAGaccgtctcactgtgagacaagTTCTTACAAAAAGTCAattatgctaaaagtttttataattgagctatttaacccaagtattaGACACACTCATTCAAGAATGtgtgtaattttttttccttacatTACTCGTCAACATTAATCATAATTTAAAAGTAACTAATCATAATTTTAATCCaattaacataaatttttatttaaacttttataattaaCCACTTGTTTTGTCCTAGTAaaattattacatttatatttcataccaactattttaattttgtttggatGTTGGAATTATAGGGCAAAGACACAAGaaattaaattgtgtaaatgacatcaaaagagaaaataaatacgTAAGTTAAATCTGaaaaatttcatcaaataaaatatagcaaaatcatGGGAATATCTCAAATTAGAAAATGTAGCATGCAtattaaaagaaacaaaatgaGAATAGTTTAAATTATACTTctatctaaaattaaaaattttaaaaaacttaaaatatgaAACAAACGAAAAGGCAAAGGAAATGTAGTAAAATTATAGAGtatctcaaattaaaaaaatgcacCATATTAAAAGATACAAaatgaatataatttaaattatactaCAATCTAGAAAAgctaacattaaaaaaaaaaaacaaaaaaaaaaaaaaagagtttcgATCCACTCAAATTACGTGAACCCGTAAGTAGaagcaacataataaaaaagagaTAATATAAGGTCTTatgatcttaaaaaaaaaaatgcatttcTCAAGGTTTAATTCATTTTTCCCAGTTAAAACCTAATTGTTTCTCCTAATTTGTTGTGTTctcatttcttttcttttgatgAAAAAGCGAGGTGGAGCCAATCATACAAAGGTATCTGACTAATCATGGAGTTCAAATCCCAATACATGATAATCGTGTAAGCTAGTTATATTACAAACTCAATTTTAGTATATCTATCCATTTTATTGAGATTGCTACATTACGTAAATTTATATGAGAGTTTTTTAAGAGTAAATATTGTAATtcttatatgaaaatttttaatagtaAATACTACAAATCTAATTGTAcatagaaaataattattttttttcattcatattattattctccttataattgttatatttagtttagatatatactataatatggAGTAATAAAATGGATAGTTGATTCATGTATGCTTGTTATTTGCTATGAAAGTCCATAAAGTCAACTCTTTCTTAAGATAATTGGcaattggttttttttgttggcttgtaacttgtttttgattttttaatgattaaataatcaaaaaattgtTTGGTAGTGACTTTTAAGCCAATTGAAAAATTGtcttttaagccaaaatcaaAAGGCTGAGGGATTACCTATATGAATAACATGTACTCTTTTCGTTTCTTTGAGTTTACACCATATGACTTAAAAATCTCTCACATATTTGTGTCATATGGTGCAAACTCAAAGGCAGGATTTGCATTTCCATCATTAATTTAAATGGATGTATAGTTCGGGAGAGTTTCTTTGAGTTTGTACCGTCTGACTTAAAATAATTGCACTACAAAAAAAGGTTGGCAACAAATCTTTTTATTGTCGTTATCTTGTCGCTAAAAGTCATCTGGCAACAAAAATTCTTGTCATCAAAATCTTTGTCGTTTTTATTGCCAGTTTGTTGCCAAAATAACTATAAACCAAATTCTTGtcacaatttcaaaaattgatgACAAAAAATCtaattctttttatatttttccattaattttattatatttattatcataaatattttataaaacatagttacaataattattgttttcgaaaaatgtaatttaataaaagaaaataagataacttataaatatattttggaAAAGGtaatgtaatttttattatttgtacttaatattctaattttacctttaaaagacaaagaaaaacaatttaaaagatCCAAAAGTTAATTACCCTTATCATCTCcgacatataatatattataagagacaataaaaaagaatttaagtcattaagaattataaatattgtgATAATAAATTGtccataaaatatattataatatgcaGGAAGAAATCTATATGGAGCTACAAGGACTAAGAGAAGCCATTCACAACACAGAGCAAAGCATTAGACACTACTTGGGTGAGGAAATCGGCTCACTTCCCCTTGAGGAGTTGCACAAACATGAACAACAAATTGAATCTTCTTTGAACATTGTTAGAGCTCAAAaggtttttatttaattttctctaccattatatatttttatagtaaTGTTATTGTACCTtcattaaattagaaaatataataattttgaaGTCATTACActaaattcttttatttttatttattaaaaaattgaaattttgaaaatttttataattatttgaatTCTAAGCTAGTTTATTAAAAACAGGTTGTCTTGTGTAGTTGTATGACACCTTCTCATCATAAGATGAACCCTTTATAATTAGCTAATTTATctatttaattactttaaaattataatgatCATTTTAATCCAATAAATATGCATGAATCAGcccaataaaaatagtttcaccataaaatcattttatttaagaatttgtatattaaaaagtgtatactatcaacatttttattatgttaaaatgaGGTGAGTAATTGTTTGATTTTCTGGTTTTCCAGAGCCAACTCATGCAACAACAACTGGAAAATCTTCGCCGAAAGGTtatccaaataaaattaatgatttataatatattctttttcaaaattactttattctttttatatatattactttaatttaaacATATTATTACTTTAGTTGTTTTGTTGTTGATAAATGAatgatttctttatttaatattgGTTTTTTGTATCTATTATGTTGTAGGAACAAATGCTTCAAGCTGATAATGGTAACATGTATCGTTGGGTAAGTAAATCATTAACTCtattgttaaatttattttttgctttaattttCAGAATTTTGAGTTAATCTGGTGATTGAGATTGTTGCAACAGCGGAAGCAagatcgatgaacaataatgaaataataaagaaattcaatgcaaacaataaaaaaacgacacaagagatttaaagtggttcactatcaatgtgatagctacgtccaccggcaccaAAATcgaataatttcactatgaacgcaaagattacaagatgaatcaaATTCCAATCACACTATACAATGgttctcttgtgatctctctatatttttgtgataaactTTAACCCTAATAATTGGAGAGTATTTGTATTAAACaccaaaagaaaagaaattaatGCTTAATTAAAACAAGTAATCAGCCCAAAAACGTGAAGAAACTACTTGTCTTCAATCCCGTAACTGTCGCCGAGTCAGCTGCAGCAGCTTCACACCAAAACGTTGAGTCGGCGTTACACACTGGATAAAAACGTGATTTTGGCAGACTCCACCGCCAAGTCGGCGGTCCTTCCTCTTCCACAAAAgccaactcaactaaaatctCTGGAAAAATCtatcattttcttcattcaaaGCCGACTAGGCTTTTGCTACTAGAATGTCCATGACTTCCATCTTCATGATTCATCTTCAACCCATCACAACTTACTTAGTTCGAGTCCCCATaaacaacaatctccaccttgacaaAAACTCATAGTTAGCAACCGATCTCATCAACACATAGTGAACATATCTCAAGTCAAAACCCGACGCAAAGCTCATTCATAAGCCGTAca
Protein-coding sequences here:
- the LOC130806608 gene encoding MADS-box protein FBP24-like, whose protein sequence is MGRGKIEMKRIENRTNRQVTFSKRRQGLMKKTNELAILCDAQIALIVFSGTGKLHTYPHNASEVEPIIQRYLTNHGVQIPIHDNREEIYMELQGLREAIHNTEQSIRHYLGEEIGSLPLEELHKHEQQIESSLNIVRAQKSQLMQQQLENLRRKEQMLQADNGNMYRWLMGDAQFHEQQQQQQIMGQMPMIGYGGDHQDKPSSSSTVLQLATSSSSPHHFFPYRLQPTHPNLQDYE